The window AACCGGAATTGGAATTCAGACGTTTAACACTGTTATATGTCAAGATTTCtgataaaaacatttatttcatgtaAGGTAAATGTGTACATACTACATACGTCAGCACATGGATGCAGTGGATCAAACACACTTGTTTTCCCATTTTGGACCGGTCGTTTCGTGAACAATGCAATAGTAGCAAAAAATGGTATAGCTGGCCTTGATATTGATCCCTGGCTAACTAGTCGCCAGTTGGATTGGTTGGAGTCTTTTAAACCAGTGTGATATTGTGAACGAGGTCCTtcaactcagccaatgagagaaaGCCTCGGGTCAAACAGATCTACTGAAAGAGTTTGTCGTTGAAGTTTTATTTGCTGGCGCTCAGCAGAGTTATTGAGCTGCATTGGAGGGAACTTTTTTGAGGCTGAAGTTGGACCAATTCACTGCTACCTTCTGGCGGGTTTGTTTTGCCGAATCAAGGCAGAACCTAGAAAGGACAAACAGAGAGACAAAGGGGGGGACAACATTTTTGGTTAAGTCAAAGATACAGGACAGAGctgaaagtacagtggaaccgctaaagcagtgtttctcaactAATTTGGCTGTGGAACAGACCATcgcccctcaatgacaagcggtgacccaaaTCGCTGACATTTTTAAACTAAAACATCTTAAACATCTTATATTTAAAAGGGGCTGTTTGCAACAATCACATGGTGACAACTTCCTATCGTTTTGCAAGCATTTGCATTTGttgctaagcaaataacccgaaaagtAACTGAATTAATAGGACTAGATggccagcctttctcagcggtgaaAGACACCGGGGTCGccaactgctctctcacttggagcccagcTACATGTTCCACCAGACAATGTACTCCCACATCCAAAGCCTCCTTAATGAAGTTGTCTCATCCTCTTTAACCTTCACAAGTGATCTATCTTCTCATGAAAAAGtcagtaaaatacattttcGTGAGTTAATTAAGGTGagtttatggttccttttttcagatcATAAAGCCAATAGCAGGgttgcagccaggaattctgggccccatgaaaaacagTCACATGGGGCCCCCCCTGccttttattaattttttttaataacaaccTATTTTTGggcctggcagtcaggggacctttgACTTGTCCCAACTTTCCCCCCTTATATGGCACCCTTGGCCAACAGCActcataaataaatcataatatatatatcataaataaattaaaaaatgtacagtcccatgtgatcggtatcggccgatttcactcatggattaTCGGCAgcgtaaaaccctgatcagagcatccctaattattacattattactgtgcctgttgtgagataaataataataataataataatacattgatAAAAGGTCATTGGAGATCTCTgttgtgttactagtgacacctggtggccaatGTAGTACAGGTCATCAACGGCTTGTATTGCCATAAATTGTATtagtattttagctcatttagaacatttttatgcttgaaaacgcttaattcaggccaagaatacgtaacaattgcttaaatatgcatttcttgAACTAATAACAGCAGTAGTCAACCACAACACAGCGatcctttattaattaatttttgaaaaactgcaatagagtgagggagcgatgttcgaaccgcattgtagcgagggacgactctatTTGAAGAAATAAAGTTTTGAAGTTCGAACATATTCGCTTTATGGTCGAATTTggagttccactgtattgtgcTCCATTTACCTTTTGAAGTATTCCACTTCTCGATCAGTTTCATCCATTTCTGTTGGATCCACATCTTTTGGAAGAAATACATCATCTACAGAAAATAGAAAGAAGTAAGAATTTGCAATAATGCacacagatatatatatatatatatatatatatgtatatatattgatGTAAGTCAGGAACTTGCCGCACCAAAAGTACTAGTGGATTTTTCCcccttgttcttgttctttttattttttgccttgGATTGGGCCTGCTGCTGCCCATTTGCTGGAATGGTGGGATGAGCTTTGCTCTCGGAATCCTGCTCACATCTGCTCGGCCGAATGTCTGTGTCACTTTTAACTTTGTGGGCATTGGGGGGGCCGCCGTTTGCAGCATTGGCTGCATTTCTGGATGGTCTGTTCTCTTCAGTTTTCTTCAGGCCATTCCTCTGGTTGTCAGCTTGGTGCTGTAGCTGTTTGAGTGCAGCTTTATAGCCATTACTAACTATTTCAGACACCTTAGACTCACTGACTTTGGAATTGTGCTCCAAAACAGACTGCTCctgtttttgctgctgctgctgctttttactCTTCTTTGATTTCGTACCACCATTTCCAACTGTGCTGTTCTTAGGATCGGCCATGTCCTCCTTTGATTTAGCTGTTCCTTGGTTGGATACCTGTAACAAACTGTCACATCCAGAGGAAGTACATTTTTCCGGTGAGTGCACCCTTATGAGCTTGGAGAGACTTGGCGTAGTGTTCAAGCGCTGGATGTCCTTAGACCCGCCTGCGACCCCTGTggatgtggtggtggtggtgatacTATTTTGGGATGTCTTTGTGTCCTCCCATCCATTGACCAGGTCCAGATGGTTCCTAAAGGTTCCCAGCGAAAGAGGGGCTAAGTCGAGGTCTATCTGCTGCAAGTCGGAGGACCCGTTGAGATGAGACAGTAAATGGTTGCCCTCCAGCGTAGCTGCCTTTTTTGGGAAGTCATTGACATCTAGATTGAGGTCGTACATGCTAAACGAGGCCCGAATCGAGTCTTTAATGGTGTTTTTAATCTCTTCCAGACGACTGGTGAGGAAACTGTTCACTCGCTCAAGTTCCAGCTGAGGCCAATCCAGTAACCGTGAGGCCTCTGAAGTGTCAGGCATGGGCTCGTCCACCGACTCTGATGGGTTGGAGAGGGGATCGCTGCCTGCAGCACCCACGTTACCCTGCAGAGCTTTTTCCTGAAAAATTAATGATATGAGAGTGATCACAAGTCTAATGACAGTGGGACTAAAACCTACATAATTATCTTGCACAAACTGCAGCACATGTATAGATAGCACTGTACTGTTCTGTACTTTGTGTTCCATTCAATTATGAGTCTAATCATCTATCATTTGAAACATTGCCTTAGGTTGTTAAAGACATAATATGTAAAACTTTGTCACATTGTCACAaatcagggtttccgctacatgtaattgatcgtggcggtgcaCCACGACAAACTAAAAGCCGCCACGCCTTAAAAATGAGGGTTTTTTAAAACCTGAAAACAATACGTACTTTAAAATgatgtcaacaaacaaaaacatgcatttttgtcACTTTCACAGCCAACCATGTTGAGTAACAATTACAACACATACTAGACTAGACTAAGCAACCacaaaggtaaaaaatgtgttcTTATTCTGCATGCAGACAGACGATACCTATAAAATGCCACAAGCTGAGAGCATCTCTACTGACTTCTTTGTTGTTCTTTCTTCCTTTGTTATTTATGGAAAAACTTAATTATTGTGCAGCTAATTCTActttcaatgaatgaatgacattcAAAATTAGGATTGAaactaaaacacattttagagttTCCAtaccttctttttttgtttgtgccgAGCCCTTTTTGCCGCTTTTGCACTGTTAACAGGTTTGGGTTCTGAACTGTTGATGAAGTCCAGCAGCTCATCCACATCCCGGTTGTCAATGGCACCGGCCGCTGTCATATCAGAGTCCTGACGCTGAGGCAGCTCCTCCTTACGTCGTGTCAGTCGCGACCGCAGCTTCTCTCGGATCTCAGCATAGTTTCGACTGGTTGGAGCAGCTGGAGGCTGTGACCAAAACGGTATTTCTGAATAATACAGCTGACTTTACTTAAAGCAAACagaaggtgaaaaaaaaaaaatgttgtaccgCATTGTGTCCAAAGAACTCGCAGTAACAGCAGTCGCAGTACTTTCCATCCTTCTGGTTGGTGGAAGAGGAGGCGCAGGAGCTCCTCTCAGAGCTGCTGTCTTCATCTTCCACCTCCTCTAGCTCTGGTGGCGGATGACACAGCGTGCCATTTGTCATTTTGTGCCCCTTACATGCCTGGTCCctgcaaataaaacaaacattttctcaCAATCAAGAaggcttttagcatcttttcatactccaaacaaaaaaagaccctTTTGAGCACTGACCTGCAGGACCCAGTCGACAAGCTGCCTACACTTGCAGAGGCTGCTGTTCCCGTACTGTGTCCGTTACAAGGGTGGTTACAGCCTGCTGCTGATGTGCCCAATTTGCCGTGTTGTGTGTTCACAGCAGGAATGTGGGAGTTTTTGCACGGACTGGGCTTGTGGACCGACGTTGGGCTGTCTGAACTGGAAGAAGCCATTTTAGCTGTTGGCCCGTGGAGGTTTGGTACCAGAGGGGAGAAGGGGCTGTGAGCTGCGACACCAGAGGCGGATGAAGAGGTTACGTGGTTGTGTTGTCCCGAGCTGGACTTTGGGGGCAGGAGGGAGGAATGTTGGGAAGACAGGCCCGTGGGACTATTGGGGGGTACCGACAAGTCTG of the Dunckerocampus dactyliophorus isolate RoL2022-P2 chromosome 11, RoL_Ddac_1.1, whole genome shotgun sequence genome contains:
- the fam193b gene encoding protein FAM193B, which codes for MARKKSKQQGVGQKELVPGQQTEPKNPVSPGDATGGGGGGGGGDAGLDRLTTTTTTTRANQPMHTCCLLCHREFKDWGPNSVNGLPAGHGTKLADAVPALSQALLREAPGRKLADSMPSLSQSLLGEVPLWICQSCCKSVEEEERRSTQEQPTAVPLSHSSSCKSQSCGNGYPEQSTVDWDPSSFLSAHKLSGLWNSAHGGEHCNHNASLHSQQGLITSALCHEKRGLHEAPGKSAKTSVAKVCPYSHPSTQNSSGSSAGSPLSTSADLCKTTPKHFKTMCRRPTPPGEAFHASDHHQHTDLSVPPNSPTGLSSQHSSLLPPKSSSGQHNHVTSSSASGVAAHSPFSPLVPNLHGPTAKMASSSSDSPTSVHKPSPCKNSHIPAVNTQHGKLGTSAAGCNHPCNGHSTGTAASASVGSLSTGSCRDQACKGHKMTNGTLCHPPPELEEVEDEDSSSERSSCASSSTNQKDGKYCDCCYCEFFGHNAPPAAPTSRNYAEIREKLRSRLTRRKEELPQRQDSDMTAAGAIDNRDVDELLDFINSSEPKPVNSAKAAKRARHKQKKKEKALQGNVGAAGSDPLSNPSESVDEPMPDTSEASRLLDWPQLELERVNSFLTSRLEEIKNTIKDSIRASFSMYDLNLDVNDFPKKAATLEGNHLLSHLNGSSDLQQIDLDLAPLSLGTFRNHLDLVNGWEDTKTSQNSITTTTTSTGVAGGSKDIQRLNTTPSLSKLIRVHSPEKCTSSGCDSLLQVSNQGTAKSKEDMADPKNSTVGNGGTKSKKSKKQQQQQKQEQSVLEHNSKVSESKVSEIVSNGYKAALKQLQHQADNQRNGLKKTEENRPSRNAANAANGGPPNAHKVKSDTDIRPSRCEQDSESKAHPTIPANGQQQAQSKAKNKKNKNKGEKSTSTFDDVFLPKDVDPTEMDETDREVEYFKRFCLDSAKQTRQKVAVNWSNFSLKKVPSNAAQ